From one Aquicella lusitana genomic stretch:
- the lptB gene encoding LPS export ABC transporter ATP-binding protein, giving the protein MSHILNAEHLRKKYKSRDVVKDVSLRIHQGEVVGLLGPNGAGKTTSFYMIVGLIPTDGGSIMLGDKDITKLPVHLRAQLGISYLPQEASIFRKLTVAQNIMAILELRSDLTRSERRMKLDQLLEEFRISHIRDTLGMSLSGGERRRTEIARALATEPKFILLDEPFAGIDPISVLDVKRIINHLRKRGIGILITDHNVRDTLTICERAYIVNQGKIICEGNPEAILTNNEVRTVYLGEDFDL; this is encoded by the coding sequence ATGTCACATATACTAAACGCTGAACATCTGAGAAAAAAATATAAATCACGTGACGTGGTGAAAGACGTTTCGCTGCGCATTCACCAAGGTGAAGTCGTCGGCTTGCTGGGACCAAATGGCGCCGGCAAAACCACGTCTTTCTACATGATTGTTGGCCTGATCCCTACGGACGGCGGCAGCATCATGCTGGGTGATAAAGACATCACAAAGCTGCCTGTGCATTTACGCGCGCAATTGGGCATCAGTTATCTGCCGCAGGAGGCTTCTATCTTCCGCAAATTAACGGTCGCGCAAAATATTATGGCTATTCTTGAATTGCGTTCTGATTTAACCAGATCAGAACGCAGGATGAAGCTCGATCAGTTACTGGAAGAGTTTCGCATTTCGCATATTCGTGACACCCTGGGCATGAGTTTATCCGGCGGTGAACGGCGACGCACGGAAATAGCAAGAGCGCTGGCAACAGAGCCCAAATTTATCCTGCTGGACGAGCCCTTTGCGGGAATTGATCCTATTTCCGTACTGGATGTCAAACGCATCATTAATCATTTGCGCAAACGCGGGATTGGCATTTTAATCACCGATCACAATGTGCGTGATACATTGACGATTTGTGAACGCGCCTATATCGTCAATCAGGGCAAAATCATTTGTGAAGGTAATCCCGAAGCCATCCTGACAAATAACGAAGTCCGCACCGTTTACCTGGGCGAAGATTTTGATTTATAG
- the lptC gene encoding LPS export ABC transporter periplasmic protein LptC has translation MRYKNTIISLGFIAAMGFAAWTALLSYYRPQTITPTQSRHIPDAFMEDVVAVIMGKQGKPKMKIVTPKMVHYSENDTTQLLAPQLTLYRKSPQPWYITSKYAKSTQGIDTVDFWEDVVIHHSADTDNPATLIKTPTLTVHPNEQTADTKDHITMIQPNTIVKAVGMHADMNTGNINLLSQARGEYVPTS, from the coding sequence ATGCGATATAAAAATACGATTATCAGTCTTGGCTTTATCGCCGCCATGGGTTTTGCTGCCTGGACCGCGCTTTTATCCTATTACCGCCCACAAACAATCACGCCCACACAAAGCCGGCATATTCCTGATGCTTTTATGGAAGATGTGGTGGCTGTTATCATGGGCAAACAGGGCAAACCCAAAATGAAGATCGTCACGCCCAAGATGGTCCACTATTCTGAAAATGACACAACGCAATTATTGGCGCCGCAATTAACGCTTTACCGCAAATCGCCGCAACCCTGGTATATCACTTCCAAATACGCCAAATCAACACAGGGAATTGATACGGTGGATTTTTGGGAAGATGTTGTTATTCACCATTCCGCGGACACCGATAATCCTGCAACACTCATCAAAACGCCCACACTAACCGTGCATCCCAATGAACAGACCGCCGACACCAAAGATCACATTACCATGATACAACCGAACACCATCGTTAAAGCGGTGGGCATGCACGCAGATATGAATACTGGCAATATTAATCTATTATCGCAGGCAAGAGGGGAATATGTACCTACTTCTTAA
- the lptA gene encoding lipopolysaccharide transport periplasmic protein LptA has product MTPTKFNQAFQTGSITKSLSGLILLALLINSQAMALPEDKLEKVYIVSERSSYNYKTGIKIFEGNVKVDQGTTHLTADKLVTKDNIKHKIQEAIAYGFTKQAHYWTIPKEGDAVMHAYAKIIKYYPTTANVVLEKDAVVTQGENSFQGQVILYNMNDQTVTVPASKNARAVLVYNPDN; this is encoded by the coding sequence ATGACACCCACGAAATTTAACCAAGCCTTTCAAACAGGCTCCATCACAAAGTCATTGTCCGGCCTGATATTGCTGGCACTCTTAATCAACTCGCAGGCCATGGCGCTACCAGAAGATAAACTGGAAAAAGTTTACATTGTCTCCGAACGTTCTTCTTATAATTACAAAACCGGCATTAAGATATTTGAAGGCAATGTGAAAGTCGACCAGGGAACAACACATCTCACGGCAGACAAGCTCGTGACAAAAGACAATATCAAACACAAAATCCAGGAAGCTATCGCCTATGGTTTTACGAAACAGGCACATTACTGGACCATTCCCAAGGAAGGCGACGCTGTCATGCACGCTTATGCAAAGATCATTAAATATTATCCCACTACCGCTAATGTGGTATTGGAAAAGGATGCGGTTGTTACGCAGGGAGAAAATAGTTTTCAAGGCCAGGTTATTCTCTATAATATGAACGATCAAACAGTCACGGTGCCCGCCTCTAAAAACGCACGCGCTGTGCTTGTGTATAATCCAGATAATTAA
- the pmbA gene encoding metalloprotease PmbA: MKEVARSGLTLDQLQSISQEILQQAARLGAHEAEVAITANKGFSVNARQGDVETVEYNQDKAIEITVFFGKRSGSSSLSDIRSEAVRAAVEAACHIAKFTDEDPAAGLADKEELALQYPQLDLAHPWSLTVEQAIELACQCEREAVAYDKRIMSAEEVTVATVDAFNLYANSLGFTGYFPLSRHDISCVLVAKEGDEMQRDFSYTLAVDPAQLESVSQVARHAAERTINRLGARRLRTTKAPIVFLAEEARGLLGSFTAAIQGGNIYRKSSFLLDQLDKQIFPSFISIQEQPHLPRALGSAPFDDDGVITRPNVFIENGILRTYALGTYAARKLGMKTTGNAGGVHNLTIQPGGLDLPALLKKMGTGLLITELMGQGVNLVTGDYSRGASGFWVENGEIQYPVHEITVAGRLQDMYAHIVEVGNDVDVRGNIRTGSILIEEMMIAGS; encoded by the coding sequence ATGAAAGAAGTTGCACGATCAGGATTAACGCTGGATCAGTTACAATCCATTTCTCAGGAAATTCTTCAACAAGCTGCGCGACTTGGCGCTCACGAAGCAGAAGTGGCTATTACGGCCAATAAAGGATTTTCTGTCAACGCGCGTCAGGGCGACGTGGAGACAGTTGAGTATAATCAGGACAAAGCAATTGAAATTACCGTGTTTTTCGGGAAGCGCTCCGGCTCGTCCAGTTTATCGGATATACGCAGTGAAGCTGTGCGCGCAGCGGTGGAAGCGGCTTGCCATATTGCCAAATTTACCGATGAAGATCCGGCCGCTGGCCTTGCGGATAAAGAAGAGCTGGCCTTGCAATATCCCCAGCTGGACCTTGCTCATCCGTGGTCTCTTACCGTTGAACAGGCCATTGAGCTTGCCTGCCAATGTGAACGCGAAGCGGTTGCTTACGATAAACGTATTATGAGCGCAGAAGAAGTAACAGTCGCGACGGTGGATGCATTTAACCTGTACGCTAACAGCTTGGGTTTTACTGGCTATTTTCCACTGAGCCGCCACGATATTAGCTGTGTGCTGGTTGCAAAAGAAGGGGATGAGATGCAGCGTGATTTTAGCTACACCCTCGCTGTTGATCCCGCGCAGCTGGAATCCGTATCGCAAGTAGCAAGACATGCTGCAGAGCGAACCATCAATCGCCTGGGAGCAAGACGTTTGCGTACAACCAAAGCGCCTATCGTTTTTCTGGCGGAGGAAGCGCGAGGATTGCTAGGTTCATTTACGGCAGCCATACAAGGCGGAAATATTTATCGTAAATCATCTTTCCTGCTGGATCAGCTGGACAAACAGATTTTCCCTTCGTTTATTTCTATCCAGGAACAGCCACATCTGCCACGCGCATTAGGCAGTGCGCCTTTTGACGATGATGGTGTTATTACTCGACCTAATGTATTTATCGAAAACGGTATCCTTCGTACTTATGCGCTGGGAACTTACGCAGCACGCAAATTAGGCATGAAAACCACGGGAAATGCGGGTGGGGTACATAACTTGACAATACAGCCCGGCGGTCTTGACTTGCCTGCCTTATTGAAAAAAATGGGTACAGGCTTGTTAATTACGGAATTAATGGGGCAAGGCGTTAATCTGGTAACAGGCGATTACTCACGTGGGGCCAGCGGTTTCTGGGTGGAAAACGGCGAGATTCAATATCCGGTCCATGAGATTACTGTAGCAGGCCGTTTGCAGGATATGTATGCACATATTGTGGAAGTCGGTAATGATGTGGATGTGCGTGGGAATATTCGTACGGGCTCTATTTTAATCGAAGAAATGATGATTGCAGGAAGCTGA
- the tldD gene encoding metalloprotease TldD, which yields MTDVLKIVRHDLLDPAGLTDRELQNVIHQLAGRNVDYADLYFQSTYSESWMLEDGIIKGGSFDIDRGVGVRAMSGEKTGFAYADDIVMPALLQAASAARSIVKQGGEQAVQAFHKLPGHQLYQPVNPLHSLSENEKVNLLQRVDRYIRQKDPRIVRVSVSLAGEYETILVMASDGHLAADVRPLVRLNISLVVEQEGRRESGYAGGGGRFNYQHFLEGDLAFQYADEALRQALVNLEAVDAPAGPMTVVLGPGWPGVLLHEAVGHGLEGDFNRKGISAYSGSMGKKVASDLCTIVDNGTLEHRRGSLNVDDEGIPTQNNVLIENGILRNYMMDKRNARLMGVKSTGNGRRESYAHLPLPRMTNTYMLPGKSAPEEIIASVKKGIYAVNFGGGQVDITSGKFVFSASEAYLIENGKLGAPVKGATLIGNGPDALTKVSMVGNDLKLDTGVGVCGKDGQSVPVGVGQPTLRVDELTVGGTKA from the coding sequence ATGACCGATGTGCTCAAGATAGTTCGCCATGATTTGTTGGATCCTGCCGGGCTGACTGACAGGGAATTGCAAAATGTTATCCATCAGCTGGCAGGGCGTAATGTGGATTACGCAGACCTTTATTTTCAATCAACTTATTCGGAATCCTGGATGCTGGAAGACGGCATTATTAAAGGCGGCAGCTTCGACATTGATCGAGGCGTAGGCGTGCGCGCCATGAGCGGTGAAAAAACAGGGTTTGCCTATGCTGATGATATCGTGATGCCTGCCCTTTTGCAGGCGGCATCCGCGGCGCGTAGTATCGTCAAGCAAGGCGGCGAGCAGGCAGTTCAGGCATTTCATAAATTACCCGGCCATCAGCTTTATCAGCCTGTCAATCCCCTTCATTCGCTTTCTGAAAATGAAAAAGTGAATCTGCTGCAGCGAGTTGATCGTTACATACGCCAGAAAGATCCCCGCATCGTTCGAGTGAGCGTGAGTCTTGCAGGTGAATATGAAACCATTCTAGTGATGGCAAGCGACGGTCATCTGGCTGCGGATGTGAGACCGCTGGTCCGTCTGAACATCAGTCTGGTAGTTGAGCAAGAAGGCCGACGTGAATCAGGTTATGCGGGCGGTGGCGGGCGTTTTAATTATCAGCATTTTCTTGAAGGCGATTTGGCTTTTCAATATGCGGATGAAGCATTGCGTCAGGCGCTGGTTAATCTGGAAGCTGTCGATGCACCAGCGGGTCCTATGACGGTCGTGCTTGGCCCGGGTTGGCCGGGTGTGCTGCTGCATGAAGCAGTGGGCCATGGCTTAGAAGGTGACTTTAACCGTAAAGGTATTTCAGCTTACAGCGGCAGTATGGGGAAAAAAGTAGCGAGTGATTTATGCACTATCGTGGATAACGGCACACTGGAACATCGCCGCGGCTCGCTCAATGTAGATGATGAGGGCATACCCACCCAGAATAATGTACTCATTGAAAACGGTATCTTACGCAATTATATGATGGATAAGCGTAATGCGCGTCTGATGGGTGTGAAGTCAACTGGTAATGGCAGGCGCGAGTCTTATGCGCACCTACCGCTGCCGCGCATGACAAACACTTATATGCTGCCAGGTAAGTCAGCGCCGGAAGAAATTATTGCTTCCGTCAAAAAAGGTATCTATGCCGTTAATTTTGGCGGTGGTCAGGTGGATATTACCTCCGGAAAATTTGTGTTTTCAGCGAGTGAGGCTTATCTCATTGAAAACGGCAAGCTGGGTGCGCCGGTTAAAGGCGCAACCTTGATAGGAAACGGTCCGGATGCGCTAACAAAGGTTTCTATGGTAGGTAATGACCTTAAACTGGATACGGGCGTTGGCGTTTGCGGAAAGGATGGGCAAAGCGTGCCTGTCGGTGTAGGTCAGCCAACCTTACGTGTGGATGAGCTGACAGTGGGCGGGACGAAAGCATAA
- a CDS encoding HPr family phosphocarrier protein, with product MIRQQVTIQNKLGLHTRAAAKLVDIAKQFQSRIELVYRDRVVDCKSIMGVITLGAQKDNVLDVVITGEDEKEALEAILKLINDKFGEE from the coding sequence ATGATAAGACAACAAGTCACCATACAAAACAAGCTTGGCCTGCACACACGTGCAGCCGCCAAGCTGGTAGACATCGCCAAACAATTCCAAAGCCGCATTGAACTGGTTTACCGTGACCGTGTTGTGGATTGCAAAAGCATCATGGGCGTTATCACTTTGGGCGCACAAAAGGATAATGTGCTTGACGTGGTGATTACCGGTGAAGATGAAAAAGAAGCGCTGGAGGCGATTTTAAAATTGATTAACGATAAATTTGGTGAAGAATAA
- the hpf gene encoding ribosome hibernation-promoting factor, HPF/YfiA family → MQLQFVGKNIDITPALKAFATEKLQPLQKRFDFIMQINLVLHIENITHIAEATAHIKGAEIHARAENEDMYKAIEAMIDKLSTQLTKHKEKISEQH, encoded by the coding sequence ATGCAATTACAATTCGTAGGCAAAAACATAGACATCACCCCTGCCCTCAAAGCGTTTGCCACTGAAAAATTACAACCGCTTCAAAAGCGCTTCGACTTTATCATGCAAATCAATTTGGTTCTGCATATCGAAAACATCACTCATATTGCAGAAGCAACCGCTCACATCAAAGGCGCCGAAATTCACGCACGGGCAGAAAATGAAGATATGTACAAGGCCATCGAAGCCATGATCGATAAATTATCAACTCAATTGACTAAACATAAAGAGAAAATCAGTGAGCAGCATTGA